GGAAAATTCAGTACATTCCAGTGTACAGGAAAAATTGTTTATTCAGATACAATTTATTTGTACAATCTTCAAACTGCAGTATCAACTAAATCAGCCTCATACATCACTTCAATATAAGCTTGGGTGATATCTTTTTCAGCCCGAGCAAGTGCAATATCTCTGCAGCAAAAAAAAGTCAAAGACCTGAGCAGCAAAAATTTACGAGTGAAGTTACCACAAGTGGAATTCAGAACCAAAGGAAAATAGAGAGGCCCAAGATAGATCAGCCGAGGTTAATGCACTACATCGACCTGACTCAAACTCCATGTTGATTTTTCAGCAGCATATCTTGTTGCGGTTCTCCTCCCAACCAATCAATCCATGCGACGGTCTTGTTAGACTGTAGGAATACAATTACAAACTATAAGAAATGGGATCAACGAACCCTGTACAATTTGCAACAGCTATTAATTTCAGGAAACAAACCAAAAAATGGTTTCTAATTCTAACTGCAATCTACTTTCAGGGATGCACATTAGTGCAGATCATTCAGTACAATATTTTTTGCCTAGTACACTGAAAAATCAAGGGGGCAAGTAAGTGCAGTCCCATAGCAAAATTCCTCTATACAGAAAACAACCTCTCAATACAGAAAACAGTAACTGTCAGAAGTTCAGAACATAACTCGCAATGGACAACAGCATTCAGAAGGTTGTATCTTTCACTATACTCAGCGAAAATTTCAGAATAAATTATCCTTGGAAATTTCAAACCAAATACTTAAAATACATCCATAGACCCATGGACAGATTCAGCCTTGAAGTTACTTTAAAACGCCGCGCAAAATAGGAACTCATGCCTGAAACTGTAGTCTGACGAAGACAGACAGTAACTTCAGATAGGAATATCTCCTAGAATATCTGatgaaaaattgcaaataaatattCGTTCGAGAGGTCTTGAAAAGATATACAACTTTTAATTTAATGGTCTGGTCATATTCAACACCTAAAACCCTCAAAACGCAATCGATCAGTTACTGCACGCACTGCAAACAGAGTTGTGCAAAACGGACTTGCGAAAACAAACAACAATAATGGAAGGATTACTTCACTTCATACCTACAACAGATCACGCCCCTGCCTTCTCTATTTCGCTCTTTCTATCTCTTCCCTGCAGCAAACCTGTTAAACCTTTTTCGCTGAACTACTATCATAATTCCTTCTAGTGAATCGCATTACAACAATATAAACCAACTGTTTTTCGACACACTTCAAACTTTTTTCTCAACACACATCGAACGGACAAAATTCCTTCTAGTGTACTGTTCGTACAAACAACCTAAAGTGCAGAGCACACAGGATAAATGTTCTAAAGTAATCTAAGCTATAATAATTAGCAAGAAAGAGCTACCTACAAATGACCATGAAACAAAGAAAAAATGGTGCTGCAGTGCACTGAGTCTTTTTAGCAAACACATGGCGTGCACCTCGCGAGCTGGTGGTTGAAGTAGATGAGGGCAAAGCAGCACTGAACTGCACGCAGCCTGGGCAACGACCATCAAACTGCAGCCTAGGAGGAGCAGGTGCTCCGGCCAGGTGAAGAAGAGTGTCGGGGAGGAGAGGAACCGGCTCCCGTCGGCTCACCTGTGATTGAGAGGCGAAGCAGACGGTTTGGAACTGTCTTTTGCCGTCGCCGGAGCACTGTACGTTGGCCCAGAGAGGAGGGAGGGTGGGTAGCATCGCTGGAAGAGGAACACGCGGGGGCTGGGCTGAtggtggaggacgacggcgtgtgtcgtggcgagagagaggggttggggtaAGGTGCGGCACCGGCATCGAGTGTTGCCAGTGGTGGAAAGCCGCAGGGGTGGGGAAGGCGCACGGCGGAGGGGCGTTGGCGCCGCGCGGCGGCGTGTTGGAGGCCGgctgcggcggcgcgcggcggcgtgcCAGGGCTGGCGGCGCGGCAGGTGGAGATACGCTGGAGGTGGAGATGGAAGGCAAGGTCTCGTAGggattttttttttccttttctctcgcCTGTACCGGTTCGATTGACTTATTAGGAGGACGGCGGGTTCAATTACTGAAAAACACAGGGTTTTTTTAGCAAAAGCGCGACGACGGTGAGCAGGCAGGCAGAAGCGATAAATGGCTTTATATATATATGTCAGACTGGACTATTTTGTtaaaatattattctgttaccctggCCCGATCCATGTTCCCGAACCCCAGAAGCAGCCCAAGTAAAAAAACACCCCGGCCCGACCGCagtcgtccccgacctccccgaTCCCCAATCCCTCGCTGCACCCCGCGCCGCCGCGTCTCTAGGCCACCTCCGCCGCGCCCCCAGGCCCCCGCCACCGCACCCCCaggcccccgccgccgcgccccagacCCCGGTCGCCGCGCCCCCAGGCTCCCGCCGCCGCACCCCCaggcccccgccgccgcgccgcgttGCTACCTCAGCTGCGACCCCAGgccccggccgccgcgccgccaggcCGCCTCCGCCGTGCCACCAGGCCAAGGCCGCCGCACTACCAGGGCACCTCCACCGCGCCGCCTACCTTCCTCGGCTGCGCTGTCAGGCCCTACCTCGCCGCCGCGATACTCCACCGGCGTCCCACCGTGCCACGCTGCTCTAGCCGGCCTTCCACCTTGCTGAGCTTCCCCAGCCCCCCTCGCACTGCGATGCTGCCCCACGTCGTTCACAGCCGCTACCCCAGCCCGTTCACCACTGCCAATCAATGCCGTTCAACGAGGGGGCGTTCAACAAAAGCAATGGTCAGAACTCAAAaattttcctctcgttttcttcCGCCTCTgtagttttctatttttattttgggGACTGAGTGAGTGCATTTCACCAAGGCATTCCATGTGCTGATGTGTATGCTTGCTTAGCACAAATTTCATAAACTGCCAATTTATTTTGAATTGAACTGATGTTGCTCTTGAATCAGACCTTCAATGATCCGGTAGCCGGCGTCCGTCCTACTCCATCGCCTTTGGTCTTTTTCCAGTTTGAGACAGTGAGAGCCGCCTGGGACGACTCGCGGAGACCACGCTGCACCATCCACAGCCTCCACAAGTACGTCTTCCTACCACCCCCCGATGGTAGCTTTTCTCCACCATGAGAAGGTCCATCTTCTCATCACCTATCCGTCCCCATACATGCTAAAAATATATATGGCAAAGTCGATGCTATTTTTCATCCATTTTCTGAAGAAAACCGAACTTGGTCAGAGTAACTGAAGAACACAACTTTAGTTGATGATTGCGGGTTGTCTGTGTGCTTTGATTGGTCTCATTTCGAAGATCTTTGGTTAGTGTATGACATGGTTGCTGCAGATATCCAAATAAGCAGACACAAAATTTGCATGAAATAGAATTGTGGCAGCGTTTTCCAATAATCTGTTAGTTCTTGAGTATGTGTAATGTTGCCATTTTACGGTGCATTTGTTTACCTGTGCTTTAGAGCGACTACTCCAAAAAAGAGCCACAGGAATGTGCTGCCCTCAGTCCTCTCTCGACAAATCGAGCAGTGCAGGTTCTCCGGTGTGCCAAGTATGCAAAAATGTGGATAACTTCATTCCAGTAAAAACATGCATCTGCGTATTTCATCTTTAAGGGTCCAGGACGGGagtctagttgtttattcttatgCTTGGAGAACTTCTTCAGTTTGCATGGGAGAACTTATTCTATTCCTGTTGCTCGCAAGATGTTTGTTGATATCCCTAGAAGAACTGAAATAACTTTTGTGATGTTTCTTTGTTGTTAAATAAAAGCTAACTTTTATGCACATGTCGACTATAAAACATTTGCTATGGAGCAGTACACGTATTTAAACTTTTATGTGGACTATAAACATTTGCTATAGTTCACCTTCAAAAACTTTATGTTGATGTTGTATGTGCATGGAGGCTCACAAGGGCAGTAAACTGGCATGTTGATGTTGTATGTGCATGGTGGGGGCCTCCTTCCTGTTGTTATTTGCTCCATATTGAGAATTGTTTTCTAAAAGTTAATGGGATGGCTGCAGTTAGGAGATAATGCTAGCAAGTTCAAACTCTCTTGAATGGATTGATCATAGTGCAATTAGGAGAAGTGATGTTATGAATTTGTTGTATGCTATATCAGTGTGTATTACAAAAAAGTTCTATTTGTGTTAAATAAACAGTTCGGCAGTAGATTATATAGTAAATTCACTAAACTGGGATTTGGCAAGCAGTTTTGTAAAAAGGTTTATGATGATTTGCTCCGACGTGATTTTTTGTGTCGATTTTGGCAGCCCAACAAGATGAACCATACACACGAGGAACCTCCCGAGCGCAGCAACTCCTCCGTCCAAGTCGAGCGCTGGGCGCCGTCCAGGTCGAGCACTGGGTGCCGTCCAAGTTAAGTCATCCAACAGCGGGAGAGCGAGCTTTGCTCCGGGGCAGCCCATCCTAGATGCACAGCTGCTCTGCTCTCCACACGAATTTAGTACAtaatactctctctctctcaatttaTTCAAACCTATAGCATGGACACAGTTTGTATGAAAAATACCTCTCTCAAGTTCTAATTTGTTGTACAGATGCCTTCAGAAATTAACAAAATATAAATTATTATTTGTTCCTTGTTATATGACAGGATTGGATTGGGTTGTAGTGCATGTCAGGCTCTATTGATCTCCGTCCATGAGTGGTGCTGCCTCGTGTCCGATCGACGGCGTCCATGAGCGCGAGCAGCCCGTATCCGGCGGCAAGATGAAGGTCACCCGTGAACCATGCTTCCCCTAATCACCTCCACCTTGTGTGAATTCACTGCTGAGAATAAGCACAAGCACCTACAGTCCCCCCGGTGGTCTCCTTGGCCGCACTTGGCCACGAGCTCGTCCACCATGGTGACTGGCAGCCGTCCAAGTGGAACGCAGACATCAGTCCAAGCAGAACTAGTTCGTATAAACTGACTGGCATGTATAATTAGGGGATCCAATGTTGAAAAGTTCAATTAAGCTGTGTGTGCAAATtcaaagaattattgtaggaaaGTTTAGAAGTTTGGTTTCGTGAGGAAAATGTATGGTTTTCTATCAGTATTTGGTATGATTCATTTGCCTCGGGTGCAACCCAAAACTAGACAAAAATTAATTCTGTTTACTTCCTGTAATGCTCTCTCGACCCTACTGTCTGTTTTGGTTGATAAATAACTATAGACAAAAAATCTTGTACAGGGAAAGTTCTTGCATTACTGCCAGGCAAGTTCGAAAAATAAACCACACAAGTTCGAAAGGACTTCATCAGTACAAACTCGAGTGGACATGTATTACCGTCCAAAGCAAGTTCAAAAGGATTCACATCAGTACAAACTCGAGAGGGCATGTATTACCGTCCAGAGTACATTCTTTAATTTACCAAGAAGTTCATGTATTACTATCCAGAAAGTATATATAACTATTGCTACTCTTCCCCCAATTCAATGTACATATAGAAAAAGGTTCAAATATATGTAAAAAAATAATTTGGTTTTAAGTTATATACCGATGCAATACACTGAtccaaatatattaacaaagctcgcgatacatcaagatcgtgccaaatgaagaacacgagagaaagagatcaaacacatagctactggtacataccctcagacccgagggtgaactactaacTCCtcaccatggtggccgccgggatgatgaagatgaccttcGATGATGATTCCCTCCCACTGCAatgtgccggaatagggtcccgattgggttttcgtggctacaaaggcttgcagcggcggaacttctcatctagggttatttTCGGTGGTTttgatatttataggaatttttggcattggtttcatgtcaagggggtgcccgaggggccaACAAGCTCGGGGGGCACGCCCTCGGGCTTGTGGCTCCCTCATCCACTTCCTGGCCCAGCTCCGGTGTTTcgagggtctcttttggtccataaaaaatcaccgcaaattttcagcccattctgagaacttttatttctgcataaaaaaagACACCACGATAGTTCAGCTAAAAACATCGTCAATCCggattagttctaatcaaatcataccaaaaccatataaaattattataaacatggcatgaatacttcataaattatagatacattgaagacgtatcagagGGCTCCAAGACATTGCACTACAAACCGAAAGCtgcctttttttaaaaaaaaaatcgaaAGCTGCCATTTTGGTGCTATTCCGAGCGGCTGTCGGCTCCAAATAGACCTTTTATCGTTTTACCCTCCCACCATTCCACATACTAGGTCCCAGCCTAGCTgctggccgccggcgccgccgtgcaCACACGCACGCACTCCCGCCTGGCCGCCTCGCCGCCCACAGCCCCCTAGCAATTTCCCTCCTAATTTGTGTATGTTCGCCGCTGATTTCAATTCCGGGCCCTGTTTGGCATTTGCTCAATTGTTCTCTCCTCAATCGTCTGCAGACTCTAGGTGCTGTGCAGACCCCTGTGTATTGTATACACACACGCACTGAAGTTTGATCATCACTCCGTCAGGTCTTGCGGTATATTCATATAATATTGATACAAAAAACTCCTTTGATGCATAGCCGGCACTgttcaatgattgatagatcaaaTTGTTTTGTTTTCAGCATTGTGTGTGTTATTATGACGTCCTCCGGTAAGAGGAAATATTTTTAATGTTTTGATTGATATGGCGATCACTTATTTGAATGATAGATTCAAATAATTCATGGTGTTTAAAGATATATTCAGATTTTTATTGAGCTCGGGCACCCTGATGTCATTAAGTGACAATGAACTTGAAGAATGTTGCACAAAATTTGCAGAAACTTTCTCTCTTAATGGTTCATCTAATGTTGAGGTATACAATCTTATTTCTGAATTGATGATTATAAGATTCACTTTGCCAGATGGTGTAATGTCTGCTATGGAGATTTTCGGGCATGCCAGAGAAGTTGATTGTTATCCCAATATCTCCATTGTCTATCACATCTTATTTACTGTGCTTGTGACGGTCGCATCGGCCGAAAGAAGCTTTTTGAAGTTGAATTATTGAAGTATTATTTGAGGTCAACAATGACTTGAGAGAGCTTAAATGGTTTCGCTACATTATGCATCGAGAAGAAATTATTGGATGGATTGACATCAACCCCATCATATGTGACTTTGCATCGAGGAATGTTAGAAGAAATTTTAAGGTAATATGTATAAATTATTTGATACACATACTGATTTTGGATGTATTTAAGTGTTACTGGTAATAATTTATATATACATTTTTCTGAGAAAAAAATATACATAGATATATGTATATTACAATGAGTGTATATATATTAAGGGCCCCCAATTTTTagttcgccccgggcccccgaaatctcaggaccggccctgaatGAACACACGCACACTCcaccctatgagcacctctgagacaTTGAGCCGGCACATCATTTTGAGATTAACGAAGTCACCATAGACGTCTTCGTAATCGACAGCGACGTCTTCTCCCGCTGAACACACATCGCCGAAAGGCCTGAAATAAATCAAGGTAAATGCGATAACCGGTGTCAAGTCTAGGATTGAACCCTGGTGGATTGGTTCCGCAACAAGAAACCTAACCATATACTCTATGCTCATTTCGCGTACGTACATGATAGGACCTGCTGCCAAACCTAGCATGTCTGCCTATTTTTCTTCCTGTTGGCATGCCCTTTTCTTTAATAGGGACAAGGCCATGTATATTATGTATGTAAAACGGGTGAAGGGTTTGCTGATTGTCTGTTTCAATTGTGTAGAGCCTGGGCATCATAACAGTCGCGTAGCGAGCCCAGTAGGGCAGGTTGGTCCAACAATGGAAATATTAATATAAGtgcattattattttttaaatatttttgttCTCTACACTGTATATGCTATGGTGAATTCTAGGGTGGTCGATGGACCACTCCCTGTCCACCTCCTGGTTACACCCCTTTCATTAGAAAGATTGCAAGAAGCCCAGGGTGTATTTCTTTGTAAGATGGCAAACCATTAAGTAGATGCTTGCCCACCTGGAGAGACCTCGCCTCATGGTCAAGTATGTGGGTAGTGCTGCCTAGTGCCTTAGCTTCTACCATGCGGAGTTTTTCGTTCGACTAAAAGGCCCGGAGTCACTGAAAACTATGGTATGGTGTATGTGGAAGTAGGGGAAATTTCCAAGGCTAAGTTAGTTCAAGAGTTTATTTTTAAGAATTATAAGACCAACTTGCCCTGGTTGATCAGAGAGATTGATAACAAAGATTGGTAGCTATACTTTTCTGGTGAACATTCCTCCACGTGTCCTAATAGAACAGGTTGCATGATACCCTACATTTGACCTGGTGAAAGAAGGTGTAACAGTCAATGTGGTTGAATGGAATGGGGAGTTGGAGGCATTTAACCAATTGCATGAGATATGGGCTTAGATAAGGAATTACACAACAAAGATGTGAATAGATTATTTTCTACCAAACTGCTTCATGTTTTGGCATGATGTTTGATGTGAACTTTTAGGGCGAGTTCCAGACCTTATTTGAAGTGGTGAGGGTTAGTTAGGTATCAAAGATATTCTAAATATGGATTAGAGGGGGCGTGAATAAGAGACTACCCAATTTATTATTTTCTTAGCTGATCTTAGAGGAAAGGGAGCCTCGGTGCAGCCGTAAAgttgttgccttgtgaccatgaggtcacgggttccaATCCTGGAAatagcctcttgcagaaatgtagggaaaggctgtgtactatagacccaaagtggaaATAACCGAGCTGCCCCCCTTTGATCTTAGAGGCTAGTGCGGAAAAGTAAGTTctctagaaatgcaactaggtgatACACCATGTATGATGATTTACAGCAGGCTAGTAAGCTACACAAGGCACACAAACAAGCAAGTAATAACAAAATGTAAACCTAAGGTAAGAGACAACCAAAGTGATGGAGAGGAAGATATGATCCAAAGTTTACACTCTTGAGGGAGTGCTAATCTTCGTTGGACAGGTGGGGAACAACGAATGCTCCCACGACAGTGAATATCTCACCTAGGTCTCTAAGAACCTTGGTCAACAAATTCCAAAGTCCCCCTCCTGCTAGAGGTAGCTCTTCAGGTGAGATTCAAACCCTCATAAACAAGCCCGAGGCACAAGCGCACAACTTGGAAGGTCCCGAGTGACTCAAATACATGAAGAGTTTTCCACGAACCCAAGAGTAACATATCACAAGGATTTCCCTCCCCGCCACCGGCCACTGGAGCGGCGGGCAGAGGGGAGGCAAATCCACAGGCTCGCCGGCGAAGTTTGGAGGGGAGAGTTTACCTTAGCCGCCAAGGGATGGGTGAGGGGGGAAGAAACCCTAGATGTATGTACGGTAGCTTACTTACGGTTCTCAACCACGTGCTACCTCTCTTTGATCCTTTGACGTTACTGAAAGTCAAACGATGATTAACAAGTTGCAGGTTACCAGATCCGGTTGGAGGAGTAATTACATTACTATAATTAACGTGTCACAAGCACTAAGATTAAGATGTCAATGATCGATGATGCCATGCATGATGGTGTATCTGCACTGGCTTAAATAACTTGGACGCAAAAAGGCATAATCCCAGGATTATTCCCTACTCGAAGCATATGCCAGCTACAGTTCCCTACTTACTGAATATTTTACTCCCTCTTCAATCTTCATGACCTCATCTCAGATGTTTCGACCGAATATATCCATGTTGTTTGACATTTGGAGCAAAGTCAAATACAAACAAGAAGCGAAGCTAGCTAGCGCTGGTCCATTGACAGGTGCACAGGTAGCATTTGCGGCACGTGAAACTGAGATACTTAATGAGATTGATTATGTTGGTCAATTCATCTGTTAATTACGTGTAAATCCTGATGCGATCTCGTATCTTTGCATCTAGTCCGTCTAGGGCATGCAGTGGAACTGATCAATCACTGACGCCGTTCCTGCGCGCGCACCACCTTGTCTGTGTGTGTTTTTTCCGGTTTAAAAATAGAAAGTCCACCGCGCCGTTGTGTTTGACTTTCTACCGAAGTCGACGATGTACGCTCGCTGGGCAGCTATAGCTCTACGCGCGCGCATGCTCTCCTCCGCCTTTACCATTGCCAAAGTGATCGACCTTCATCATGAAGAGTTGCTAATCGATGGACGCTGACGACTGGGTCTCGGGACGGTGGTGAGGAGCTGCGGCGACGGCGCCCCGGGCTACGAAGTAGGAGCCTCCTCGCCGGGAAGTCGCCTGTGTGTTCCAGGATCCGGTGGAGTTCGTGGGGCGACTGGCGATGGCGGCATCGATCCACGTCGTCGTCATTGTACGACAGTGCGGCGAGGCTAGTGCGGGAGCGCCACGGGCAGCGGAGGCAGGTGGTTGGGCCGGTGATACCTGGGGTGGTTTGGGGAACAACATGAACAGGAGGGCAGGAGGTTGAAGGAGGCGATCTTGCCATTCATTTTGCATCGGATGACTAAAACCAAACCGACtgaccctggaaaaaaaatcagtcgAGTGACACCAAACGACTCCTTATCAGCTATATATACATACAAGATGCCGTTCCTTGTGCATACGTTACTCTGGCACTTCTATATATACAGAAGCCAGGATCAATTTATTGCTTGAATATTACCTTTACTCTCTTAGCATTAACATTTGAGTAAATCATTAAGTATTATAAGAAACAATATACATCGATATCATATACTCCTCGTTTTCTTGCTTAGGTCCATGTTTTGCATTTTGCACTTGGATCTCAAATTTCTAAATGGTGGCCTCATCGGTGCTGGACAAGCAGAGGTGTGCAAGGATCTTGTTGAACTTGGGCCTCTGCCTTGTGATCGCGATGCAGACATCATTGGGGAAGATGTCCTTACTCACGAACGCATGGTATACGGTGCTGACCATGACTCCAATGACCGTGACGGTGGCGATCCCTGCCAGCCCGACCGCCAATGCTCGGGTCAGCATGTTGTCCACCTCCGATGCATACAACACAGTGGCCAGCGCGGCGCTCGTTAGCGGGAACGTGTAGGCCCACCATGTCAGTGAGAACCGAACCCCCCTGAACAGGTTGATGCGTACCACCAAGGATGCATAGAGAAAGAGTGAAACGAAGTAAAGAAGCTTGGGGCCGTGGCCGAACTCGCCAGAGATCCTCGCCCAGGCCATAGAGGCGACACTGGGTACggtgacgaagaagaagaagataggATGGAGCTCCTTGGCAAGCTGCATGCTGGTGGGGAGCCTTTGGTAGAGGGTAACAAAGAGCACGAGGTAGTGAGCGAGCCCGACGGCAAAGAAAAAGATGGGCAACTCACGGAGGCCCATCTTGGCACCGAGTAGTGCTCCCACAAAGTTGCCAACAACGGCGAGGTGGTTCGACGGGTTGGCCACCTTCGAGAGCCGGCGCTCGCCGCTGGACATCCATTGGCCATAGATCTTGAGATCGAGGCAGAGGATGGGTGTCATGAGGAGGTACCAGACGATGTGTCTGATCTCCCTCTCGGGGCGGGGCAAGCCCTTGACGAGGAAGAGGCAAGCGATCCAGGGTgcaaaaaagaagttgacgcggaCCGGATGGTGGAACTCGCGGCGGACGGCCTCGAAGTAGAACACAACCTTGAGTAGGTACGTGATGGATACAATGACGGTGAGGGCGACGGAGGCCCACCAGAGGACGCGGTTGACGGCGGGGTGCACGCCGAGGAACCCCGTGGAGTGCTCTGACGAAAGAGTCTTCCACAACATTGCCTGGCTGCTCACGCCGAGACACATTCCGAACGCACTGATCGGAAATCGGAGGAGAAACGGCCAGGGCTCGCCATTGGGCAGCACCGCTACCTCTGCTGGCTGCACGTCCAGGTAGTTGTTGTTAGAGAAGACGACGTCTCGAAAGGTACATGTTTTGGAATGCATCGGCACGGTTATGTGGTACGTACCCGAAGGGTCTCGAGCTCAGGGCCTTCAAGGGCGGCGAAGTAGCGGTCGGCGGCTCACGCGGGACCACCCCGCGGATGATAGAGAGCTGCCGCTCGAGACGGCCTGAGAAGGTCCTGAAGTGGTCGAACCGCCAGCCCCGCTCCCGCATGCTTTCGCTCCGCGGCATAGCCGGCGCCTCGCCGCCACCTCTGATCAGCATGGACGGCTGCGAGTGGAAGCGGGCATGCTTCAGAAGCCGCGGCCTGGCAGGGTCGTGGACCTCGACCTTTGCCCCGCCCGCCATACCCTGCGCGAGGTGGAGCCCCGACGGCGACGTGGGCATGCTAAACAAAACGGAGCACGTCGCCTCATCTTGATCCTGAAGCGCTCCCGGAGACTCGTCCAGCTCGCCGTCCAGTACCCCCGTTGCCATCTGGATGCTGCAGATGCTATCCCCATCCCTGGACGCCATGGCCAACAACCGATCAAGGACGCTATAGCCAAGCCAAGCTGCTGAAAATGCAACCCTGGATATCAACACGGGTAGTTAGCTCGGCTCGTCGTGAAAAAACGCAAGCACACATAGAACACCTGCATGGCTTACGTACCCGGACAATGCTAGCGCACGCGCCGAATTCTTCCACGACTCGAGGCAATCGAGATAGCAAAGCAAACCTGGTATCTACCAGTTTATATAAGGTTCCAGAGCTCGACCTTTAGATGTCACTGACTCGACAAGTGTGGACTGATTCCACTCCATGAATCGGCAGTTGACTAGTTGACTTGAACATGAAGAATCACCAATAATACATGCATGCATCGTGCGTGCTCAGACGAGTCACAATCCGAAAGGAGCATAATATTCGTTCCATATCTTGAACAACCAAC
This DNA window, taken from Triticum aestivum cultivar Chinese Spring chromosome 1D, IWGSC CS RefSeq v2.1, whole genome shotgun sequence, encodes the following:
- the LOC123183284 gene encoding uncharacterized protein isoform X2, whose protein sequence is MLPHVVHSRYPSPFTTANQCRSTRGRSTKAMTFNDPVAGVRPTPSPLVFFQFETVRAAWDDSRRPRCTIHSLHKATTPKKSHRNVLPSVLSRQIEQCRFSGVPTQQDEPYTRGTSRAQQLLRPSRALGAVQVEHWVPSKLSHPTAGERALLRGSPS
- the LOC123183284 gene encoding uncharacterized protein isoform X1 produces the protein MLPHVVHSRYPSPFTTANQCRSTRGRSTKAMTFNDPVAGVRPTPSPLVFFQFETVRAAWDDSRRPRCTIHSLHKATTPKKSHRNVLPSVLSRQIEQCRFSGVPTQQDEPYTRGTSRAQQLLRPSRALGAVQVEHWVPSKIGLGCSACQALLISVHEWCCLVSDRRRP